Genomic segment of Leptolyngbyaceae cyanobacterium:
CCATTTTTTAACAGGGTTTTCCATATTTTGCAATACTTTTACTTTTGTAAAGCAACTGGTCAATTTCGTCAATTAAATCATAGATTCGAGCGAAGAATAAATTTTATCCTACTCAGTCCCTCACTCACTGGTAATCTGTACCAGAATTCCCTGGTTGCTGAGGGAACGATCGCACTTTTTCCCTCAGATAATCTAGATGCGATCGTCCATAATTAAACTAACTGCTCTAAAATCCTATATAACCTATGACCACAACCATTAAACCCAAACTAACCCTAGAAGAGTTCCTGAAACTCCCAGAAACTAAACCAGGATCGGAATTTATCAACGGAAAAATTATTCAGAAACCTATGCCCCAAGGTGAACACAGCTTACTTCAGTTTGAAGTTTGCGAGACAATAAATCGAGTAGCTAAAAGCCAAAAAGTTGCTATGGCGTTTCCTGAACTACGCTGCACGTTTGGCGGTGAATCAATCATACCAGATATTGCCGTGTTCCGGTGGGAAAGAATTCCCAGGCAACCAAATGGCAGAATAGCTAATCGTTTTGACATTCATCCCGATTGGGCGATCGAAATTCTTTCTCCAGACCAAAAGCAAAGTATAGTACTTGCTAAATTATTGCATTGTTCGCGACACGGCACTGAATTAGGTTGGTTAATCGACCCGGATGCAGAAGGTATTCTAGGAATTTTTCCCGGTCAGCGAGTAGAATTTTTTCAAGGTGCTACTCAATTACCCGTAATTGCAGGAATTGAATTAGAACTGACAGTCGAACAGGTTTTTAGTTGGTTAACTTTTAATTGAATTTCACTCAATAGAAATTAAAAATAATGATAAAAAAGTGGTTGCAGAAATTCAGCGTAATTTTACTATGCTTTATTCTTTTATTTTTAAGCGGCTGTCAGTCAAAAAATATTAGTAACAACAATGTAATTCACCTCACGTTATGGCATGGCATGAATCCGCCGCCAAACAGAGAGGTATTTCAAAAACTAGTAGATAAATTTAATCGAAATCACCCTGATATACAAGTAGAATCTCTTTACATTGGTCAATCCGATCAACAAATGCCGAAAATCTTAACGGCAGTAGTCGGCAATTCACCGCCGGATATGTTCTGGTTTGATTCTTTAATTACTGGAAGATTGGTGGAATTAGGAGCAATCAAACCATTAGAAGACTGGTTAAATAATTCTCCGTTAAAGAGAGAAATCGAACCTAGTTTATTTGAAGGAATGGAATTAAATGGACATATTTGGTCAATTCCATTTACTACCAGTAATTTAGGCATCTATTACCGTCCGAGTTTATTTAAAGCAGCGGGTATTACCAAATTACCTGAAACTTGGGAAGAACTAAGGCAAGCTGCGAAGAAACTTACGGTAGATAAAAATGGTGATGGACAGATAGACCAGTATGGCATAATGTTACCTTTAGGTAAAGGAGAATGGACTGTTTTTAGTTGGTTGCCTTTCATGTTTAGCGGTGGTGGCGAGTTATTAAAAGATAACAAACCAAATTTAGTTAATCCCGGTGCGATCGCAGCTTTGCAATTTTGGTCGGACTTATTAAAAGATGGCTCGGCTATTCTTTCCGAACCAGAAAGAGGTTATGAAGAAGACCGTTTAGTGGCTGGTAAAATAGCCATGCAAATAACTGGCCCTTGGACTTTAAACTATTTCCAAAAAGCCGGGATTGATTTTGCAGTGATGCCAATTCCTAGCGGTAAGAAAAAAGGAACTGTAGTAGGGGGAGCCAATATATTTGTAATGAAAACTACTACTGAAAGAGAGAAAGCATCACTTGCATTCTTGGAGTATGTTTTAAGCGAAGAATTCCAAACAAAATTATTTGTAGAAACCGGGTCTTTGCCAATTAATATTAAATCAAAAAAAAGCAAAGCTTATCAAGAATTTGTAGCTAAACAACCAGCATTTAAGGTTTTTTTAGAACAAATGCCTTGGGCGCGTTCCCGTCCAATTATTTCTAAGTATTCCATTCTTTCGGAAAATTTGGGTCGAGCGATCGAAGAAACTTTGCTGGGTAATTCCCCGGAAAAAGCTCTCGAAAAAACGCAAGGGCGTCTAAAATTAATTTGGGATTAGCTGTCGATCGCGAAAACGAGTTTTTCACTCAATTTTTACGCGATCGCAAAATATCCGCAAACCACTCTTCCACGCGATCGCCCATCGCTGCCAACGAAAATTCGGCTTCTGCTGAGGCGCGACAGGCATCGCGACTTATGCGATCGATACTTTTAATTGCCTCTACTAGCCCATCTATACTATCTGGTTCTACCAGAAAACCCGTTTTCTCATGTTCGATAATTTCCGTAGGGCCACCACGACGATAACAAATTACAGGCACACCGCAAGCTAGCGCTTCCACTACCACGTTGCCAAATCCTTCTACTAAATGAGGCGTCATTAAAAATGCCTTACATACTCC
This window contains:
- a CDS encoding ABC transporter substrate-binding protein, with product MIKKWLQKFSVILLCFILLFLSGCQSKNISNNNVIHLTLWHGMNPPPNREVFQKLVDKFNRNHPDIQVESLYIGQSDQQMPKILTAVVGNSPPDMFWFDSLITGRLVELGAIKPLEDWLNNSPLKREIEPSLFEGMELNGHIWSIPFTTSNLGIYYRPSLFKAAGITKLPETWEELRQAAKKLTVDKNGDGQIDQYGIMLPLGKGEWTVFSWLPFMFSGGGELLKDNKPNLVNPGAIAALQFWSDLLKDGSAILSEPERGYEEDRLVAGKIAMQITGPWTLNYFQKAGIDFAVMPIPSGKKKGTVVGGANIFVMKTTTEREKASLAFLEYVLSEEFQTKLFVETGSLPINIKSKKSKAYQEFVAKQPAFKVFLEQMPWARSRPIISKYSILSENLGRAIEETLLGNSPEKALEKTQGRLKLIWD
- a CDS encoding Uma2 family endonuclease: MTTTIKPKLTLEEFLKLPETKPGSEFINGKIIQKPMPQGEHSLLQFEVCETINRVAKSQKVAMAFPELRCTFGGESIIPDIAVFRWERIPRQPNGRIANRFDIHPDWAIEILSPDQKQSIVLAKLLHCSRHGTELGWLIDPDAEGILGIFPGQRVEFFQGATQLPVIAGIELELTVEQVFSWLTFN